In one window of Nocardia brasiliensis DNA:
- a CDS encoding 5'-3' exonuclease has protein sequence MTSAAHSGGPLLLLDGASLWFRAFHAIPEKITAADGRSVNALRGFTDMVASLITKHSPSRLVVCLDLNWRPTFRVELVPSYKAHRLDTSADAGPGAEQVPDTLTPQVEMILEVLAAAGIATGGADGLEADDVLGTLATRERTDPVVVVSGDRDLLQLVRDTPRPPVRVLYAGRGLAKAELFGPAEVAAKYGVPLENAGRAYADLATLRGDASDGLPGVAGIGEKSASMLISRFGSLEALVAAVEDPEADLAQGVRAKLRGAADYLKAAAPVVRVVCDAEVELSRPDTLPTAPADPARLRELATTYNAESPVTRLITALTRSA, from the coding sequence GTGACTTCTGCTGCGCACTCCGGTGGACCGTTGTTGCTCCTGGACGGGGCGAGCCTGTGGTTCCGTGCTTTTCACGCGATCCCGGAGAAGATCACGGCCGCCGACGGCCGATCCGTGAACGCCCTGCGCGGATTCACCGACATGGTCGCCTCCCTGATCACCAAGCACTCCCCGAGCAGGCTGGTGGTGTGCCTGGACCTGAACTGGCGCCCCACGTTCCGGGTCGAGCTGGTGCCCTCGTACAAGGCGCATCGTCTCGACACCTCCGCCGACGCCGGTCCGGGCGCGGAACAGGTGCCCGACACGCTCACCCCGCAGGTGGAGATGATCCTCGAGGTACTCGCCGCGGCGGGCATCGCGACCGGCGGCGCGGACGGCCTCGAGGCCGACGACGTGCTCGGCACGCTGGCCACTCGGGAGCGCACCGATCCGGTCGTCGTGGTCAGCGGCGACCGCGACCTGCTGCAGCTCGTGCGCGATACTCCGCGGCCGCCCGTGCGCGTGCTCTACGCCGGGCGCGGCCTGGCCAAGGCGGAGCTGTTCGGGCCCGCCGAGGTCGCCGCGAAATACGGTGTGCCACTGGAGAACGCGGGCCGCGCCTACGCCGATCTCGCGACGCTGCGCGGCGACGCCTCCGACGGCCTGCCCGGCGTGGCGGGCATCGGCGAGAAGTCCGCGTCCATGTTGATCTCCCGGTTCGGCTCGCTGGAGGCGCTCGTCGCCGCTGTCGAAGACCCCGAAGCCGACCTGGCCCAGGGCGTGCGCGCCAAACTCCGTGGCGCGGCGGACTATTTGAAGGCCGCCGCCCCCGTCGTGCGCGTCGTCTGCGACGCCGAGGTCGAGCTCTCCCGCCCCGACACCCTCCCCACCGCTCCCGCCGACCCCGCCCGCCTGCGCGAGCTCGCCACCACCTACAACGCCGAAAGCCCCGTCACCCGGCTCATCACCGCCCTCACCCGCTCCGCCTGA
- a CDS encoding DUF4333 domain-containing protein: protein MSGPFGPSEPGEGRNDPTQQWGGQQPPGQQWGGQPQTPASAQPTQHWGDQQPQQQWGQQPGQPQWGQQPAQQWSPPGQPQPAQQWGQPQDWQQGQQPQPQWGQQPGQPQWGQQPGQPPQGGKGKGLIIGLSVLGLFVIGAIVALVLVLTAKDKLDQAAVQDGVKKVLSDSYGIQDVSDVACPSGQEVKVDATFACDVKVSGEAKKVTIKITKEDGTYEVGRPN from the coding sequence ATGAGCGGCCCGTTTGGACCCAGCGAACCCGGGGAGGGGCGCAACGATCCCACCCAGCAGTGGGGCGGCCAGCAGCCACCCGGACAGCAGTGGGGTGGCCAGCCGCAGACGCCCGCGTCGGCGCAGCCGACCCAGCACTGGGGCGACCAGCAGCCGCAACAACAGTGGGGCCAGCAGCCGGGTCAGCCGCAGTGGGGGCAGCAGCCCGCGCAGCAGTGGAGCCCGCCCGGTCAGCCGCAGCCCGCTCAGCAGTGGGGGCAGCCGCAGGATTGGCAGCAGGGTCAGCAGCCGCAACCCCAGTGGGGCCAGCAGCCCGGTCAGCCCCAGTGGGGTCAGCAGCCGGGGCAACCGCCGCAGGGTGGTAAGGGCAAGGGCCTGATCATCGGTCTTTCCGTGCTCGGTCTGTTCGTCATCGGTGCCATCGTCGCCCTCGTCCTGGTGCTCACCGCCAAGGACAAGCTGGACCAGGCCGCGGTGCAGGACGGCGTCAAGAAGGTGCTCTCCGACTCCTACGGCATCCAGGACGTCAGCGACGTCGCCTGCCCCTCCGGCCAGGAGGTCAAGGTCGACGCCACCTTCGCCTGCGACGTCAAGGTCAGCGGCGAGGCCAAGAAGGTGACCATCAAGATCACCAAGGAGGACGGCACCTACGAGGTCGGCCGCCCCAACTAA